From the Nitrospinota bacterium genome, one window contains:
- a CDS encoding type II toxin-antitoxin system HicA family toxin: MPGFEIVREREHIVMKRNNHDGSITPLTMPDHPKIKSSTLRIICSQSGISREEFLSAYENI; encoded by the coding sequence ATGCCGGGATTTGAAATTGTTCGTGAAAGGGAGCACATTGTCATGAAGCGCAATAATCATGATGGATCAATTACTCCATTGACAATGCCTGATCACCCTAAAATTAAATCATCGACTCTCAGGATCATTTGTTCGCAATCTGGTATTTCCAGGGAGGAATTTTTAAGTGCGTATGAAAACATTTAG
- the purE gene encoding 5-(carboxyamino)imidazole ribonucleotide mutase codes for MDALIILGSESDMDAGGEAVKIFAGFGIKHELHIASAHRSPAKVKRLVKKAESSGAKVIIAGAGMSAHLAGVVASETLLPVIGIPMAGGGLNGVDALLSTVNMPGGVPVATVSIGKAGGKNAALLAARIMALTDKGIARKLAEYRDKMAADVEDADRRIQQRGI; via the coding sequence ATGGACGCTTTGATAATTCTCGGAAGCGAGTCGGACATGGACGCCGGGGGCGAGGCGGTGAAAATCTTCGCCGGGTTCGGGATCAAACATGAACTTCATATCGCATCCGCCCACAGGTCGCCTGCGAAGGTGAAAAGGCTTGTGAAAAAAGCGGAAAGCTCCGGGGCGAAAGTGATAATCGCCGGGGCGGGGATGTCCGCCCATCTGGCGGGGGTGGTGGCGTCGGAGACATTGCTGCCGGTGATCGGGATACCGATGGCCGGCGGGGGGTTGAACGGGGTGGACGCGCTTTTGTCCACGGTGAACATGCCCGGCGGGGTGCCCGTGGCGACTGTGTCCATCGGAAAGGCCGGCGGCAAGAACGCGGCGCTTCTGGCGGCCAGGATCATGGCGCTTACCGACAAGGGCATCGCCCGCAAGCTGGCGGAATACAGGGATAAAATGGCCGCAGACGTGGAAGATGCGGACAGGCGGATACAACAAAGGGGAATATGA